From the genome of Glycine max cultivar Williams 82 chromosome 2, Glycine_max_v4.0, whole genome shotgun sequence, one region includes:
- the LOC100807496 gene encoding serine/threonine-protein kinase CTR1 isoform X3, with translation MYSSGGAEAESESESERNRMGDDKEEQGSSFKSWAKQTEESYQLQLALALRLSSHSASSSDHPSSSAQTLTHRFWVDGCLQYSDKIIDGFYLIHGMDVYTWTISTDLQNVGMIPSFESLMSIEPSDDLSILVVAVDKSRDPGLRELQNRVASLSNNWITTKDATDQLANLVCNRMGGGSLTEENLGTRWKECTQLLKSCLHSVILPIGSLPIGLCVHRALLFKVLADLINLPCRIAKGCKYCRKDVGASCIVQFGSDREYMIDLVGRPGATCQPDSSLNSASSMLVPSPLCHPKFKPVETAEYTKTLAQLYFLDSEALHLVFDTTSGPAVNHSGRMDLQKTEALGANYAGGNSHLIALIPGAEEYESFNEANQSIMDYPSHEVDLDKEDLDIPWSELILKENIGTGSFGTVLRADWRGSDVAVKILKVQGFDPGRFEEFLKEVSLMKRLRHPNIVLLMGAVIQPPKLSIVTEYLSRGSLYELLHMPNVGSSLSEKRRLSMAYDVASGMNYLHQMRPPIVHRDLKSPNLLVDDSYTVKVCDFGLSRTKANTFLSSKTAAGTPEWMAPEVIRGELSSEKCDVFSFGVILWELVTLQQPWRQLNPSQCRLLQLLVLWAKG, from the exons atgtACAGCAGTGGTGGCGCTGAAGCCGAATCGGAATCTGAATCTGAGCGCAATAGAATGGGTGATGATAAGGAAGAACAGGGCTCCTCGTTCAAGAGCTGGGCCAAACAAACGGAGGAGAGTTATCAGCTGCAGCTCGCTCTTGCTCTTcgtctttcttctcattcagcTTCTTCTTCGGATCACCCCTCTTCTTCGGCCCAGACGCTCACGCACCGGTTTTGG GTAGATGGTTGTTTGCAATACTCTGATAAAATTATAGATGGATTCTACTTAATCCATGGGATGGATGTATATACATGGACTATAAGTACTGATCTGCAGAATGTTGGTATGATTCCGTCATTTGAATCACTGATGTCAATTGAACCTAGCGATGACTTGTCAATCCTAGTGGTTGCTGTTGATAAATCTAGAGATCCTGGTTTGAGAGAACTGCAAAATAGGGTAGCAAGTCTTTCAAATAACTGGATTACCACGAAAGATGCAACTGATCAGCTTGCAAATCTTGTTTGCAATAGGATGGG GGGAGGATCTTTAACTGAGGAAAATTTAGGTACACGCTGGAAGGAATGCACCCAACTTCTTAAAAGCTGCCTGCATTCCGTCATTCTTCCAATTGGAAGCTTACCCATTGGCCTTTGTGTCCATCGAGCTTTGCTGTTTAAA GTGTTGGCTGACTTAATCAATCTACCATGCCGTATTGCAAAGGGCTGCAAGTATTGTAGGAAGGATGTGGGTGCCTCATGTATAGTGCAATTTGGTTCTGACAG GGAGTATATGATTGATTTAGTTGGAAGACCTGGGGCAACATGCCAGCCTGATTCTTCACTGAATTCTGCATCTTCAATGTTGGTCCCTTCACCATTATGTCATCCAAAGTTCAAGCCAGTTGAAACAGCTGAATATACAAAGACACTAGCCCAATTGTATTTCTTGGACAGTGAAGCACTGCATCTTGTATTTGATACCACATCag GACCTGCTGTTAATCATAGTGGCAGAATGGATCTAcagaaaactgaagctctgggTGCAAATTATGCGGGTGGGAACAGCCATCTGATTGCTTTGA TTCCTGGTGCAGAGGAATATGAGTCTTTCAATGAAGCAAACCAGTCAATAATGGATTACCCAAGTCATGAAGTTGATCTTGACAAGGAGGATCTGGATATTCCATGGAGTGAACTTATTTTGAAGGAGAACATTGGGACAG GGTCATTTGGAACCGTCCTTCGTGCGGACTGGCGCGGTTCT GATGTTGCTGTGAAGATTCTTAAAGTGCAGGGTTTTGATCCTGGGCGATTTGAAGAATTTCTAAAGGAG GTCTCACTCATGAAGCGCCTCCGGCATCCAAACATTGTACTTTTGATGGGTGCAGTTATTCAACCCCCGAAGTTATCAATAGTAACAGAATATTTATCAAG AGGCAGTTTGTATGAACTTCTGCACATGCCCAATGTTGGATCATCACTTAGTGAAAAGCGTCGTTTAAGTATGGCTTATGATGTT GCAAGCGGAATGAATTATCTTCATCAAATGAGACCTCCTATTGTTCATAGAGATTTGAAGTCTCCAAATCTTTTGGTTGATGATTCATACACTGTTAAG GTATGTGATTTTGGCCTTTCACGTACAAAGGCAAACACATTTCTTTCATCTAAAACCGCTGCCGGAACT CCTGAATGGATGGCACCTGAAGTCATTCGAGGAGAACTGTCAAGCGAAAAATGTGATGTATTCAGCTTTGGTGTAATCTTGTGGGAACTAGTGACCCTGCAACAGCCATGGAGACAATTAAATCCTTCACAG
- the LOC100807496 gene encoding serine/threonine-protein kinase CTR1 isoform X2, with product MYSSGGAEAESESESERNRMGDDKEEQGSSFKSWAKQTEESYQLQLALALRLSSHSASSSDHPSSSAQTLTHRFWVDGCLQYSDKIIDGFYLIHGMDVYTWTISTDLQNVGMIPSFESLMSIEPSDDLSILVVAVDKSRDPGLRELQNRVASLSNNWITTKDATDQLANLVCNRMGGGSLTEENLGTRWKECTQLLKSCLHSVILPIGSLPIGLCVHRALLFKVLADLINLPCRIAKGCKYCRKDVGASCIVQFGSDREYMIDLVGRPGATCQPDSSLNSASSMLVPSPLCHPKFKPVETAEYTKTLAQLYFLDSEALHLVFDTTSGPAVNHSGRMDLQKTEALGANYAGGNSHLIALIPGAEEYESFNEANQSIMDYPSHEVDLDKEDLDIPWSELILKENIGTGSFGTVLRADWRGSDVAVKILKVQGFDPGRFEEFLKEVSLMKRLRHPNIVLLMGAVIQPPKLSIVTEYLSRGSLYELLHMPNVGSSLSEKRRLSMAYDVASGMNYLHQMRPPIVHRDLKSPNLLVDDSYTVKVCDFGLSRTKANTFLSSKTAAGTPEWMAPEVIRGELSSEKCDVFSFGVILWELVTLQQPWRQLNPSQGTLETTFFLLCYEMFAANNC from the exons atgtACAGCAGTGGTGGCGCTGAAGCCGAATCGGAATCTGAATCTGAGCGCAATAGAATGGGTGATGATAAGGAAGAACAGGGCTCCTCGTTCAAGAGCTGGGCCAAACAAACGGAGGAGAGTTATCAGCTGCAGCTCGCTCTTGCTCTTcgtctttcttctcattcagcTTCTTCTTCGGATCACCCCTCTTCTTCGGCCCAGACGCTCACGCACCGGTTTTGG GTAGATGGTTGTTTGCAATACTCTGATAAAATTATAGATGGATTCTACTTAATCCATGGGATGGATGTATATACATGGACTATAAGTACTGATCTGCAGAATGTTGGTATGATTCCGTCATTTGAATCACTGATGTCAATTGAACCTAGCGATGACTTGTCAATCCTAGTGGTTGCTGTTGATAAATCTAGAGATCCTGGTTTGAGAGAACTGCAAAATAGGGTAGCAAGTCTTTCAAATAACTGGATTACCACGAAAGATGCAACTGATCAGCTTGCAAATCTTGTTTGCAATAGGATGGG GGGAGGATCTTTAACTGAGGAAAATTTAGGTACACGCTGGAAGGAATGCACCCAACTTCTTAAAAGCTGCCTGCATTCCGTCATTCTTCCAATTGGAAGCTTACCCATTGGCCTTTGTGTCCATCGAGCTTTGCTGTTTAAA GTGTTGGCTGACTTAATCAATCTACCATGCCGTATTGCAAAGGGCTGCAAGTATTGTAGGAAGGATGTGGGTGCCTCATGTATAGTGCAATTTGGTTCTGACAG GGAGTATATGATTGATTTAGTTGGAAGACCTGGGGCAACATGCCAGCCTGATTCTTCACTGAATTCTGCATCTTCAATGTTGGTCCCTTCACCATTATGTCATCCAAAGTTCAAGCCAGTTGAAACAGCTGAATATACAAAGACACTAGCCCAATTGTATTTCTTGGACAGTGAAGCACTGCATCTTGTATTTGATACCACATCag GACCTGCTGTTAATCATAGTGGCAGAATGGATCTAcagaaaactgaagctctgggTGCAAATTATGCGGGTGGGAACAGCCATCTGATTGCTTTGA TTCCTGGTGCAGAGGAATATGAGTCTTTCAATGAAGCAAACCAGTCAATAATGGATTACCCAAGTCATGAAGTTGATCTTGACAAGGAGGATCTGGATATTCCATGGAGTGAACTTATTTTGAAGGAGAACATTGGGACAG GGTCATTTGGAACCGTCCTTCGTGCGGACTGGCGCGGTTCT GATGTTGCTGTGAAGATTCTTAAAGTGCAGGGTTTTGATCCTGGGCGATTTGAAGAATTTCTAAAGGAG GTCTCACTCATGAAGCGCCTCCGGCATCCAAACATTGTACTTTTGATGGGTGCAGTTATTCAACCCCCGAAGTTATCAATAGTAACAGAATATTTATCAAG AGGCAGTTTGTATGAACTTCTGCACATGCCCAATGTTGGATCATCACTTAGTGAAAAGCGTCGTTTAAGTATGGCTTATGATGTT GCAAGCGGAATGAATTATCTTCATCAAATGAGACCTCCTATTGTTCATAGAGATTTGAAGTCTCCAAATCTTTTGGTTGATGATTCATACACTGTTAAG GTATGTGATTTTGGCCTTTCACGTACAAAGGCAAACACATTTCTTTCATCTAAAACCGCTGCCGGAACT CCTGAATGGATGGCACCTGAAGTCATTCGAGGAGAACTGTCAAGCGAAAAATGTGATGTATTCAGCTTTGGTGTAATCTTGTGGGAACTAGTGACCCTGCAACAGCCATGGAGACAATTAAATCCTTCACAG
- the LOC100807496 gene encoding serine/threonine-protein kinase CTR1 isoform X1, with the protein MYSSGGAEAESESESERNRMGDDKEEQGSSFKSWAKQTEESYQLQLALALRLSSHSASSSDHPSSSAQTLTHRFWVDGCLQYSDKIIDGFYLIHGMDVYTWTISTDLQNVGMIPSFESLMSIEPSDDLSILVVAVDKSRDPGLRELQNRVASLSNNWITTKDATDQLANLVCNRMGGGSLTEENLGTRWKECTQLLKSCLHSVILPIGSLPIGLCVHRALLFKVLADLINLPCRIAKGCKYCRKDVGASCIVQFGSDREYMIDLVGRPGATCQPDSSLNSASSMLVPSPLCHPKFKPVETAEYTKTLAQLYFLDSEALHLVFDTTSGPAVNHSGRMDLQKTEALGANYAGGNSHLIALIPGAEEYESFNEANQSIMDYPSHEVDLDKEDLDIPWSELILKENIGTGSFGTVLRADWRGSDVAVKILKVQGFDPGRFEEFLKEVSLMKRLRHPNIVLLMGAVIQPPKLSIVTEYLSRGSLYELLHMPNVGSSLSEKRRLSMAYDVASGMNYLHQMRPPIVHRDLKSPNLLVDDSYTVKVCDFGLSRTKANTFLSSKTAAGTPEWMAPEVIRGELSSEKCDVFSFGVILWELVTLQQPWRQLNPSQVVAAVGFMGKRLEIPGHVNPQVAALIELCWATEHWRRPSFSYVMKCLQQIIADAKG; encoded by the exons atgtACAGCAGTGGTGGCGCTGAAGCCGAATCGGAATCTGAATCTGAGCGCAATAGAATGGGTGATGATAAGGAAGAACAGGGCTCCTCGTTCAAGAGCTGGGCCAAACAAACGGAGGAGAGTTATCAGCTGCAGCTCGCTCTTGCTCTTcgtctttcttctcattcagcTTCTTCTTCGGATCACCCCTCTTCTTCGGCCCAGACGCTCACGCACCGGTTTTGG GTAGATGGTTGTTTGCAATACTCTGATAAAATTATAGATGGATTCTACTTAATCCATGGGATGGATGTATATACATGGACTATAAGTACTGATCTGCAGAATGTTGGTATGATTCCGTCATTTGAATCACTGATGTCAATTGAACCTAGCGATGACTTGTCAATCCTAGTGGTTGCTGTTGATAAATCTAGAGATCCTGGTTTGAGAGAACTGCAAAATAGGGTAGCAAGTCTTTCAAATAACTGGATTACCACGAAAGATGCAACTGATCAGCTTGCAAATCTTGTTTGCAATAGGATGGG GGGAGGATCTTTAACTGAGGAAAATTTAGGTACACGCTGGAAGGAATGCACCCAACTTCTTAAAAGCTGCCTGCATTCCGTCATTCTTCCAATTGGAAGCTTACCCATTGGCCTTTGTGTCCATCGAGCTTTGCTGTTTAAA GTGTTGGCTGACTTAATCAATCTACCATGCCGTATTGCAAAGGGCTGCAAGTATTGTAGGAAGGATGTGGGTGCCTCATGTATAGTGCAATTTGGTTCTGACAG GGAGTATATGATTGATTTAGTTGGAAGACCTGGGGCAACATGCCAGCCTGATTCTTCACTGAATTCTGCATCTTCAATGTTGGTCCCTTCACCATTATGTCATCCAAAGTTCAAGCCAGTTGAAACAGCTGAATATACAAAGACACTAGCCCAATTGTATTTCTTGGACAGTGAAGCACTGCATCTTGTATTTGATACCACATCag GACCTGCTGTTAATCATAGTGGCAGAATGGATCTAcagaaaactgaagctctgggTGCAAATTATGCGGGTGGGAACAGCCATCTGATTGCTTTGA TTCCTGGTGCAGAGGAATATGAGTCTTTCAATGAAGCAAACCAGTCAATAATGGATTACCCAAGTCATGAAGTTGATCTTGACAAGGAGGATCTGGATATTCCATGGAGTGAACTTATTTTGAAGGAGAACATTGGGACAG GGTCATTTGGAACCGTCCTTCGTGCGGACTGGCGCGGTTCT GATGTTGCTGTGAAGATTCTTAAAGTGCAGGGTTTTGATCCTGGGCGATTTGAAGAATTTCTAAAGGAG GTCTCACTCATGAAGCGCCTCCGGCATCCAAACATTGTACTTTTGATGGGTGCAGTTATTCAACCCCCGAAGTTATCAATAGTAACAGAATATTTATCAAG AGGCAGTTTGTATGAACTTCTGCACATGCCCAATGTTGGATCATCACTTAGTGAAAAGCGTCGTTTAAGTATGGCTTATGATGTT GCAAGCGGAATGAATTATCTTCATCAAATGAGACCTCCTATTGTTCATAGAGATTTGAAGTCTCCAAATCTTTTGGTTGATGATTCATACACTGTTAAG GTATGTGATTTTGGCCTTTCACGTACAAAGGCAAACACATTTCTTTCATCTAAAACCGCTGCCGGAACT CCTGAATGGATGGCACCTGAAGTCATTCGAGGAGAACTGTCAAGCGAAAAATGTGATGTATTCAGCTTTGGTGTAATCTTGTGGGAACTAGTGACCCTGCAACAGCCATGGAGACAATTAAATCCTTCACAG